The Planktothrix agardhii NIES-204 genomic interval ATGCAAGATCTGAAAAAGTATCGTATTCGATGCACACTAACCTATGGTGATATCTATAGCCAAATCATCATTTGGTTAATTGTCATCTTTATCGCCTTAGCGACTTCCCTAGCCCTGTGGAGTACAACCCGTCAAATTTATGCGTTAGCGACGGTTGGCTTAATTATTGTGCTGTCTTTACCTTTCCTACTCTTTGCATTCGTCACCACTTTATTTAACCATATTGAAATTCTATCCGTAGACCCCTTAATTCAAGACGAACCCAGTCGTACTGAATTTCCGGCTTCCTAAACGGCACAGATCAGTTATCAGTTAATAGTTAAGAAGTTTACAGTTAATTGATTAACTCCTTAACTGATGACTGATAACTGATAACTGATGACTGATGACTGATAACTGATAACTGATAACTGATTAAGATGCTAGAACATGATGTGATTATTGTTGGGGGCGGGTTGGCAGGATGTCGGGCGGCCGTAGAAATGGCCCGGACTAACCCCAGCCTGAATATAGCTATTGTTGCCAAAACTCACCCCATCCGTTCCCATTCCGTCGCTGCCCAAGGGGGTATTGCTGCCACCTTAAAAAATATTGATGAAAGTGATAGTTGGCAAGCCCACGCCTTTGATACCGTCAAGGGTTCAGACTATTTAGCTGACCAAGATGCTGTCGAAATTTTAGCCAAAGAAGCCCCGGATGTAATTATTGATTTAGAACATTTGGGCGTATTATTTTCCCGTCTTCCCGATGGCCGGATTGCTCAACGGGCTTTTGGGGGCCATTCCCATAATCGCACTTGTTACGCTGCTGATAAAACAGGTCATGGGATTTTACACGAACTGGTCAGTAACCTGCGACGCTATGGTGTCCATATCTATGATGAATGGTATGTGCTGCGTCTGATTTTAGAAGACGGACAGGCCAAAGGGGTGGTCATGTTCCGAATTGATGATGGACAGTTAACCGTTGTCCGGGCTAAGGCGGTGATGTTCGCCACCGGGGGCTATGGTCGGGCATTTAATACCACTTCCAATGACTATGCCTCAACCGGGGACGGGCTGGCGATGGCGGCAATGGCGGGGGTTCCCTTGCAAGATATGGAATTTGTCCAGTTCCATCCTACGGGACTATATCCGGTGGGGGTGTTAATTTCCGAGGCTGTGCGGGGGGAAGGAGCCTATTTAATTAATAGTAATGGGGAGCGGTTCATGGCGACTTATGCCCCGAGTCGGATGGAATTAGCACCTAGGGATATTACTTCTCGCGCGATTACTTTAGAACTGCGGGCAGGCCGTGGAATTAACCCCGATGGCAGTGCCGGGGGGCCCTATATTTATTTGGATTTGCGACATTTAGGACGGGAAAAAATTATGAGTCGGATTCCCTTTTGTTGGGAAGAAGCTCACCGTTTATTAGGAATTGATGCGGTGGTGGAACCGATGCCTGTACGTCCCACGGTTCACTATTCTATGGGAGGTATTCCCACTAATATTAATGGTCAAGTTTTAAGTGGTGCGGATAGTTTTGTTGATGGATTATTTTCCGCCGGAGAAGCCGCTTGTATATCGGTGCATGGAGCTAATCGTTTAGGCAGTAATTCTTTATTAGAATGTGTGGTTTATGGAAAAAGAACCGGGGCGGCTATTGCCCAATTTGTGCAAAATCGCAAGTTACCAAATATTGATGAACAGCGTTATTTGAAAGAAACTGCATTGCAATTACAAGGTTTATTAGACCAGTCTGGAGACTACAGAATTGGAAAACTGCGTCAGGAGTTTCAAGATGCTATGACCTCCCATTGTGGTGTATTTAGAACCGATACAGTTATGCGAGAAGGGTTAAGTCAAATTCAGGAGTTACAGAATCGTTATCAACGGATTTATTTAGATGATAAAGGCAAATGTTGGAATACAGAATTAATTGAAGCATTGGAATTAAAAAGTCTGATGATTGTAGGAAATATGATTTTAACTTCGGCCTTAAGTCGCCAAGAAAGTCGAGGCGCCCATAGTCGGGAAGATTATCCTCAACGCCATGATGAAACCTTCCTAAAACATACTTTAGCCTATTATTCCCCTGCGGGTATTGATTTAGCCTATCGTCCGGTAAAAATTACCCTATTTGAACCCCAGGAACGTAAATATTAAGGTGAATAAATAGAATTTTTATATTTTATTTATGGGATAAAACCAAAAAATCCTCTTGTTTTTGGTGACTGAACACCGTAACATTCAGGAGGATAATCTCAAAACCTGTTGAATTAAATCAAACCATCATGGAGCCAAATTCACTACCAACGGAATTGATACTAACACATTCTCATCAATCTCTTGGACGTATTTGTTTAGATTGGACACCCCAACCGGGTCATTATCTAAATTTCCAGGGTCAAACCTATACTGTTTTAGAGCGTCGTCATCGCTATCAACTCAAATCCGGTCGTTACCGACTGCATAAAATTTCCTTGTATGTGCAATCAGTACAACGACCTGAAGATAGAACCTTAATTGATGGACATTGGATTCTAGGAAATGCAAACTGTCGTTTTAATGCCTATTCTGAACTGATACGCTGTGCGGTGAATCCCCTTGGCCCTTGTCAAGAATGTCGTTTTTTTGAATCCGTTTTAACTGATTAAGGATTGAATTTCTCAAATCATTTCTGCCCGATATTCTTCAGCCGAAACCAGACGCCATTTTTGATCTCCCATGAGTTCTAAAACGTTGTTATGGTAGCGCAATAAACTGATTCGATGCCCAACACTAATATAAGTTGTTCCGGTTTCATGTAGTTTTTTATAAAGTAGTTCTTCATTTTTTAAATCTAAGGCGCTGGTGGCTTCATCTAAAATTGCGTAGCGGGGTTTACTAATTAATAATCGAGCAAAAGCTAACCGTTGCTGTTCTCCCACAGACAGAATATTAGCCCAATCTAATTCCGTATCAAAACCACTAACTCGTTCCGGTAAATCCGCTAAATTAACTAGCTTTAAGACTTGATATAATTCCTGTTCACTCACCTCTTGATTACTATTAGGATAGAGTAATTGTTGACGCAATGTTCCGAGTATCATATAGGGAC includes:
- a CDS encoding hypothetical protein (conserved hypothetical protein); translated protein: MQDLKKYRIRCTLTYGDIYSQIIIWLIVIFIALATSLALWSTTRQIYALATVGLIIVLSLPFLLFAFVTTLFNHIEILSVDPLIQDEPSRTEFPAS
- a CDS encoding putative succinate dehydrogenase flavoprotein encodes the protein MLEHDVIIVGGGLAGCRAAVEMARTNPSLNIAIVAKTHPIRSHSVAAQGGIAATLKNIDESDSWQAHAFDTVKGSDYLADQDAVEILAKEAPDVIIDLEHLGVLFSRLPDGRIAQRAFGGHSHNRTCYAADKTGHGILHELVSNLRRYGVHIYDEWYVLRLILEDGQAKGVVMFRIDDGQLTVVRAKAVMFATGGYGRAFNTTSNDYASTGDGLAMAAMAGVPLQDMEFVQFHPTGLYPVGVLISEAVRGEGAYLINSNGERFMATYAPSRMELAPRDITSRAITLELRAGRGINPDGSAGGPYIYLDLRHLGREKIMSRIPFCWEEAHRLLGIDAVVEPMPVRPTVHYSMGGIPTNINGQVLSGADSFVDGLFSAGEAACISVHGANRLGSNSLLECVVYGKRTGAAIAQFVQNRKLPNIDEQRYLKETALQLQGLLDQSGDYRIGKLRQEFQDAMTSHCGVFRTDTVMREGLSQIQELQNRYQRIYLDDKGKCWNTELIEALELKSLMIVGNMILTSALSRQESRGAHSREDYPQRHDETFLKHTLAYYSPAGIDLAYRPVKITLFEPQERKY